The genomic interval AcatgtggattttgaaattcagtgcagtttgagtacctatactattaatttaaatttacaaatgcattcctaataacaagtgcatattgcacgtgttttgtacatggaaggtggaacatttaggaataatgaaaacaataagacagTGAGCAAACATAagaatgcttgtagtcttaccttgaattaaattcaccttttccaagcaattttttttcattcattagacgggcgctagtgcttttatgtgttaatgtgtctttgtatttttctatgacttctatgagaatttctttttcgaaagtagtaaattaccaaagtaacacgttttatatatgtaaaaatactgcgaaacggtccgatgactgtatctacatgttcatagtgtgtgaccaaggtttagctaatacatcgcaaatatacccgccgagtattagtaaaaatccgttagaaaacaaggttgagcgatggcttaactaatactagtttaagcctttcttagtgctagagttgaaaaactggccatatgCAGTTGAATAGTCACAACACAATACTCTGGTGCGCATTAATGTTATTTTAGCAGACGGGCCTCGAATTGTCAACGTCTTTGATAAAGGTTTATTGTTATGTCATTTTATGACATTCACGAGATTTTCGTGTTTCGTCCTAAGTCAACTAATTTTGTGTTTCTGCTTCTCTGTCTCGCTCTATCGATTCGACCATATATGTATTGcgatataatttaaaattattttcgcGGGTCAGCAGAATTCAAACAATAGATGAACAACACCCACCTTTGATCTCCTATATCAGTTGTAAATGTGTTTAttcgaactttaaaaaaaagaagaaatagctTGCATGTGAACcaaataatattttacatatgaaaatatggacCTGAAATCCCGGGGAATCCCACGTTTCGACTAATTGGCACAGACAAAACATGTGATTTTTACTAGCTTTCCCGCGCGTTTTTTCCACAGACGATAAGGCGAGTTTTCATTGGTCCAGGGGACATGCTTAATTTGCAGTGAATACAAACGGCGGCACCGTTATCCTCAAGTGAACTTATCACTGCAAGACTAGAAAAAAAtacaatctttaattaaaatgcCCATTCAAATCAAATGATGATAACCTTTGATGAATCATATAGTATCACAACGGGTCGCATGGCGACTGCCATTTTACAGTCATGTAACTGAAAGTAGTCAAGTATGGCACTTTCTTACGTCAGAGGTCTATTGCGAGATGATCAGATTGTTAAAAACTTTTATGTAAGCAGACGCGCATCTACCGTTATTATCCACAAGGGGTCTCATGGCAATATACACACACATATTTATATATGTGCGACCCATTTTGAGTACTTCTTCGTATGCATACAATGCGACTAAcactgttgttttcattttttcccgTTTTTCATTCATTATAATCATCGTAGTGGTCTGACCGGAAAAAGGAGAAAGGAGAAAGGAACAAAAGGAAAATGAGGCTGTTTCGACAACTGTTTTTAAGTCTTTCGAAGGCTTCCGTTCTTAGAAAATCGCAAATCTTTCCGGCGAAGACATAATGGTACTTAGTGATCATTGAAGTAGGCAAATTCGCCCGAGTACATAAAGTTGAGAATAGATATTCATTTATTTGAAGATTGAAGGAAGTAAATAATGTATTCTATAACATATACCTTTTTGGTGTAATTGTATTTATGTAATCGACtacgcaatctgactaaagttctcgACCTTCCTTAAAGTTAGATctgtagacatttttttttaactagtcagacgactcgtttcagcAAACGTTTGGCTAAAAGAGACTGGActcagatttggctaaaataatgtttctttagaataaaagtttcGTCATATTCTGAGCATAagaacatgagattttgtttctaaactatctttaaaaatgtgaaattaagAAAAAGCACGCCCgggtcaggaatcgaacccgggccgctgcGGTAATAAATATTATCCTGCGTACTTGTCCAACACACCACAGAAGAACACATATggttgaatataaagctttttaATTAAGGATGTTTAACGCCGGTATCCCTTacaacgcttttcaattttgaatggaaaaaataggaaaaacaattaattctcgTGTGTTTATATAAGCTTACTTATCTTATTGGAATTCTAAATCCGTACGTAATTACTGGAATCCCATGTTAAATCTAGACTTTTTCTTAAACTTCTACTTCCACAGCAAGAGCCTGTCCTCAGATCCAATGTGCGTAACATTAATAGGAGATGGTTTTAATTAGATTGTCGACTACGTGTATTATGTACTTCGGGCAAAAGTTTCTTTTTCTAAAGACAACAACAAATAGCATAAATACCAAGTTCCATAGTCATGGCACAGCTGAGTTTGACCACTCTAGGAAATGATTTTGCTGATACCGCCATATTTAATATTGAAAGACTCgaaacatacaaaatatttaacagCGATCGAATATATTTTCCTCTTCTTCCGCCCAAGGTCTGATTTTCACTCCGTAGTTCTGTAGCCcagtgggaattgtttacataaATTTGGAGTCACAACCATATTTCATAGGTGACTTGGAGCAACCAAACTATTCATATCTGTGTTATATGGTATGAAATATTGTCTAAAATCTCATACATTTTGCTTACTTCGCTCtcaataaatattcaaatatttaacaTACCCTACTTCATCTTGCAATAAAATGTTATGATCTGGCTTTAGTTAAAGGATATcctaaaatattcaacaaaacaCGTTAGCTTCGCTCGTAATAACTACGCGTATTCCATTCTGTTCTATATCCTACATATTCAGTTTGAACAACAGACAGTATTGTTGTAATTGGGTTAACTGCAGCAAGGAAATCCTAGAACCTTCAATCATTATTATGTATTACTTCTCGTGCAATGATTATTTGACcattaaaattatacacatgtatttaaaatagcATATCCGAAGTTTACATTTGTGCCTAACCTTCCACACGGCtataattattaaatgttttattgtaagaatTATTCTTTGTAAATTATGGATGATTCGAATCAAGTTCTGACTTTGTATGTAAACTGGCTGAATTATTCCTTAAAATAATTGctattgaaaatatgttatgtctAGTGTTTTGGGAAACCCTTGAAATTCACCGAAGTACGTAGACATTTACGTTGTCAGGTCAAATTAGACATGTTTATATTTAGACATGTTACTACCGTGTGTATATAAAGGTGATTTAAAACGAACATTAAAACAATTGTGTTTGTACAGTTAACATAGcttgataaacaaaacaaatgcaaGCATTTCTATTAAAATGTGTTGTCGTTGGAGATGGGTTAGTTCTTGAACCTGCTTTTATGTAAACAATCGATCGTTTGGTTTTAATTAGTATAAACATAATGCCAAAACATTTTTTCGCGGCGGACGGTTTCGAAGCTAATATAAGCGGCTGACGCTTTGTGCACTGTGTGATCTAACTAAAAGAATTTTCGCTTTGTAAAGACTAAATGTTTTTCCGTCTTGTCTTCCAGGGGTGTGGGAAAGACTTGTCTGCTAATGTCGTATTCACAAGATGCATTTCCAGGAGAATATATACCAACAGTGTAAGTAGATGTTCTTATTTGGTTTTACAATAACGCATTTTTGTCTGTGTAATTAAGATACTTACCAGTTTGTTCGCTTACATCTATCTAAACGAAATGGTCAAAGCCATCATTTAAGTCTGTTGTAAATTTACAGTAGATATTTTATTGTCTTTGAGGTATAATGCTACTTGTTTATTTTAGGTATGATTATTATCAAACTAATGTCAGAGTAGATGGAAGATTTTGTTGCCTTAGTTTATTGGACACTTCAGGCCAACACGAGTATGACAGATTACGGCCATTATCTTATCCAAAAACGGTATTGTTTTAACCTTGATGTATAAAACTACAATATACTGtcattcaaaatagaaaaagtggaatcaGTACTAGATAGAAGATTTATGAAAGCTGAAAAATGTAGAAAGCTAATGTAATTTGGatatctttgttttttgttgtttttgtttttttttttcaggaagtaAGTTATTACATTATGGCATTCCACCAGTACCAGTTATAAACATAAAAGTAAAGATATTGAAAACTTGTTTATGTCTATTTTCAGGATGTTTTTCTGGTATGTTTTTCTCTTGTTGCAACGGACAGTTACGAAAACGTTGAAAAACAGGTAACTCTAATACATTTTGTATCGTTTATTGGACACTTTTATTAAGTCCTAACTATAAGTTTAACGAAGAACAGTCATGGAAAAACACCATATCTTGATCTTTAAGTAAGTAATGACACACAATTTGTGTATGTAAATAAATTGCACACAATATTCTTTGTAACTATTGACTTGGCATTCATTGATCTTCGCTAATATTtccgggcgttttcgttaatttacgcaatatttgtatcctgaaaatatctatattactaaaGTAACCAATACAGTTAACCTATGACACGGTGGCATAGTGGTAAGCTGTCGGACTTCCATGCACATTGCCACTGGTTCGAAATCACTTTAGATCAgtttttaatgtaatataattTTATCGATACTGTTATTTATTCgcacattattttatgtatcaataTCATGAATTTAACTGTTTCCTCTTATTTGTTTTAGAAACGCTAGAgacaaatattttgtctttttatctaagatacgtttaaaacatttttattcgaCTTTTTCTACAACGGTTGAATTGGATAAGTTTCAATAAACGAACAgaaaaaatacaatgtttaatCGTTTGCATATATAAcatttggttttgtttgtttgtttgtttgttttgggtttaacgccgtttttcaacagtagttcagtcatgtaacggcgggcagttaacctaaccagtgttcctggattctgtaccagtacaaacctgttctccgcagtttactgccaacttccccacatgaatcatcagaggtggacagacacaatgtcttttatcaaatcgtcacggagaacatacgccccgcccggggatcgaactcgcgacccctcgatccgtagaccaacactctccctactgagctaagcgggcgggctttataACATTTGGTAAAAATAAGATATGATCAGAGGtcggactcgaacccacaactctgagattggcagctaaacgctttctCCGGACGGCTACTTGCACATGTGACATTTAATTCAGTttagatatacatatatacaatagttatatcgctgtttaggttcggacaccaaAAATTAATTGACGGAAAtacacggaatattcatgagtgccaggtcaatactcaTGGACAATATTACAGGTTAGGAAACATTTATCACATGCATAGATCTTCATTTTCACATGTTTAGCGAACGACAAAAATACGTCACATCAGTACCTCAGGGAAGGTTTAAGATTGTGATACCGGATTGGAAATAtcatatattatttatacatcTGACCACTTTACCAActgttataaataaaaagaagTTTGGAAATACGCACATATCATTTATACTTACTTTAGTGGTATCCAGAGATTAAACACCATTGTCCAGACACACCAGTTGTATTAATTGGAACAAAAATGGACTTAAGGGACGGCAGTAAGGAACAGGAAAATGTATTAAAGACAGCTATTTCCTTTGTTGAGGTAATGATACATGAATTACATGCTATATCAATTAGTAACTTTCCACATTAGTATCGATTTTTGGCTTATGTTAAACTAACTTATTATGGTCtcaatgtttaataattttaataattcagATTTCAATGAATGAATTATAATATTATCTATTGAGTGTCGCTTTTGTTTTCGTGCAGAAAAAAGATACATGTACTATtccgttttgaaattttacagggTAGAAGTCTTGCACAGAAAATTAATGCAGTGAAGTATGTAGAATGCTCTGCGAGGACCGGCAAGAATACAAAACTAGTTTTTGATGAGGCGATACGAGCCTGCTTTATTCCACAGAGACAGAAAAGAAGAAGTAAATGTAAACTTATATGAAGACAAACTATGGTCATGTATTGtaacatataaacattttcatttccatgtttaaacataaacaaaagaaatacacCTCCACAATAGTTGGAGGCACCgtataactttaaataaaaatttgtatcaaTAAATCAAGTGTACAACAACTTTTCATGGCCTATTCGCATTTTATCTGCCGCTGGGCATATTAGAAACAGCGATGTTGAACTGTGCAGAAGACGAAGTAACAGGAAACGCTTTTCACAACGTTATATTTGTATGTAGAATGTGATAAAATAGCAGTGTAATATGTCATATATGTGATGACgttataacttttaaagttacatGTGTTTAGTAAGGGACTCGAGAATTCAGTGTAAGTTGTAGTACTGACAATCAGTTATTCTTGAAAATTAATGACGAATAAGTTCATGTAAGTGAATAGTCCAGTAAACTATGCGAACACCATAACAAT from Mercenaria mercenaria strain notata chromosome 2, MADL_Memer_1, whole genome shotgun sequence carries:
- the LOC128555270 gene encoding ras-related C3 botulinum toxin substrate 1-like, producing the protein MQAFLLKCVVVGDGGVGKTCLLMSYSQDAFPGEYIPTVYDYYQTNVRVDGRFCCLSLLDTSGQHEYDRLRPLSYPKTDVFLVCFSLVATDSYENVEKQWYPEIKHHCPDTPVVLIGTKMDLRDGSKEQENVLKTAISFVEGRSLAQKINAVKYVECSARTGKNTKLVFDEAIRACFIPQRQKRRSKCKLI